The following proteins come from a genomic window of Drosophila sulfurigaster albostrigata strain 15112-1811.04 chromosome X, ASM2355843v2, whole genome shotgun sequence:
- the LOC133847786 gene encoding spectrin beta chain isoform X4 produces MTTDISIVRWDPSQGPGNEYIDEYEYDGGNSSSRLFERSRIKALAEERESVQKKTFTKWVNSHLCRVNCRIADLYVDMRDGKHLIKLLEVLSGERLPKPTKGKMRIHCLENVDKALQFLREQRVHLENIGSHDIVDGNASLNLGLIWTIILRFQIQDITIEEVDNKETKSAKDALLLWCQMKTAGYHNVNVRNFTTSWRDGLAFNAIIHKHRPDLVQFEKLSKTNGIHNLNNAFDVAEDKLGLTKLLDAEDVFVEHPDEKSIITYVVTYYHYFSKLKQETVQGKRIGKVVGIAMENDKMIHDYEHFTSDLLKWIETTIQSLGEREFENSLVGVQGQLAQFSNYRTIEKPPKFVEKGNLEVLLFTLQSKMRANNQKPYTPKEGKMISDINKAWERLEKAEHERELALREELIRQEKLEQLAARFDRKASMRETWLSENQRLVSQDNFGFDLAAVEAAAKKHEAIETDIFAYEERVQAVVAVCDELESERYHDVKRILLRKDNVMRLWTYLLELLRARRMRLEISLQLQQNFQEMLYILDNMEEIKQLLMTDDYGKHLMGVEDLLQKHSLVEADINILGERVKVVVQNSQKFLSDDPESYKPCDPEIIVSRVQQLEDAYAELVRLAVERRSRLEESRKLWQFYWDTADEENWIKEKEQIVSTDEIGHDLTTVNLLLSKHKALESEITSHDPQLQNVAKVGAELITEGHFGADRIKDRLKEILSKWDHLLDLTKYRRQRLENAVEYFQLFADADDVDNWMLDTLRIVSSEDVGRDEANVQSLLKKHKDVADELKNYAEVIDALHKQAETLKLNEPEKANVDKRLEAIDSRYKELTELAKLRKQRLLDALSLYKLMSEADGVEQWIKEKTKMLDTMVPGKDIEDVEIMKHRFEGFDKEMNANASRVAVVNQLARQLLHVEHPNSDEILERQNHLNQEWSTLREKAEAKMDDLKSAHGVQTFYIECRETISWIEDKKRILTETDSLEMDLTGVMTLQRRLSGMDRDLAAIQAKLSSLGREADSIEVDHPEEAQLIRERIAQIELIWEQLTQMLKERDSKLEEAGDVHRFLRDLDHFQTWLTKTQTDVASEDTPTSLPEAEKLLNQHQSIREEIDNYTEDYKVMMEYGERLTSEGSTTDDPQYMFLRERLNALKDGWEELHQMWENRQVLLSQSLDQQLFNRDARQTEVLLSQQEHFLSKDDTPVNLEQAENQLKRHEAFLTTMEANDDKINTLLQVADTLVEKEHFDADKIGKRAENITGRRDDNRQRALDQHEKLKNQVKLHEFLQDLEELAEWVQEKYVTSQDETYRSAKTIHSKWTRHQAFEAEIAANKERLYEAEKSAQELSKEKPEFKDVIEPKLKELAKQFDDLEVHTKEKGALLFDANREVLVQQTCDDIDSYITDLEKQIVSGDTANDLTSVNILMQKQQVIQTQMAVKARQVEEIDKQTEYLQKTVPEEKIEPIVVKKTAVLERFEKIKAPLLERQKQLEKKKEAFQFCRDVEDEKLWIDEKLPVANSTDYGNSLFNVHVLKKKNQSLATEIDNHEPRINAICNNGRKLIDEGHEDAKKFEALISDLTQKWQELKDAIENRKKHLLESEKVQQYFFDAQEAESWMSEQELYMMVEDRGKDEISAQNLMKKHENLEQSVEDYANTIRQLGEVARQFSSDDVSSGDAVAVKQSQLDKLYAGLKDLAGERRARLNEALQLFMLSREVDDLEQWITDREVVAGSQELGQDFDHVTLLSERFNEFARDTEAVGGERVAKVNGIADNLIQAGHSDSATIAEWKDNLNESWQDLLELIETRTQMLAASRELHKFFHDCKDVLGRILEKQHGVSDELGRDAGSVSTLQRKHYNFLQDLTTLYSQVQQIQEESAKLQDAYAGDKAKEITNREQEVLHAWDNLQAMCDARKQKLADTGDLFRFFNMVRILTIWMEDLVRQMNTSEKPRDVSGVELLMNNHQSLKAEIDTREDNFGACISLGKELLTRNHYASADIKDRLMQLNNSRNALLRRWEERWENLQLILEVYQFARDAAVAEAWLIAQEPYLLSSELGHTIDEVENLIKKHEAFEKSAAAQEERFSALERLTTFELKEMKRRQEMAEEAERQRIKEEQEAKAASEAAEQAKRDAERRDDVDVGIAHDEAAFIPSHPEKARRTNLKSG; encoded by the exons ATGACGACGGACATTTCAATTGTTCGATGGGACCCCAGTCAGGGTCCTGGCAACGAATATATCgatgaatacgaatacgatGGCGGCAATTCCAGCAGCCGGCTCTTCGAGAGATCCCGCATCAAGGCGCTCGCCGAGGAGCGTGAGAGCGTACAGAAGAAGACATTCACCAAATGGGTGAACTCGCATTTGTGCCGTGTCAACTGCCGCATCGCCGATCTCTATGTGGACATGCGGGATGGCAAGCACTTGATAAAGCTGCTCGAGGTCCTCTCCGGCGAAAGATTGCCCAAGCCCACGAAGGGCAAGATGCGTATACATTGCCTGGAGAACGTGGACAAGGCTCTGCAGTTCTTGCGTGAACAGCGCGTCCATCTCGAGAACATTGGCTCCCACGACATTGTCGATGGCAACGCCTCCCTCAATCTCGGCCTTATCTGGACGATTATCTTGCGTTTCCAG ATCCAAGATATCACCATCGAGGAGGTCGACAACAAGGAGACCAAGTCCGCCAAGGACGCCCTGCTGCTCTGGTGTCAGATGAAGACCGCTGGCTACCACAACGTGAATGTGCGGAACTTTACAACATCGTGGCGCGATGGCCTCGCCTTCAATGCCATCATACACAAACACCGTCCAGATCTAGTGCAATTTGAGAAGCTATCGAAAACGAATGGCATCCACAATCTGAACAATGCCTTCGATGTCGCCGAGGATAAGCTGGGACTGACCAAGCTGCTCGATGCCGAGGATGTCTTCGTCGAGCATCCCGATGAGAAATCAATCATCACCTACGTGGTCACCTACTATCACTACTTCAGCAAACTGAAGCAGGAGACGGTGCAGGGCAAGCGTATTGGCAAGGTCGTCGGCATTGCCATGGAGAACGACAAGATGATCCATGACTATGAGCACTTTACCAGCGATCTGCTCAAGTGGATCGAGACAACGATACAGTCGCTGGGCGAACGTGAGTTTGAGAACTCGCTGGTTGGTGTCCAGGGACAATTGGCACAATTCTCCAACTATCGCACCATCGAGAAGCCGCCCAAGTTTGTGGAGAAGGGCAATCTGGAGGTGCTGCTGTTCACTCTGCAGTCGAAGATGCGCGCCAACAATCAGAAACCCTACACGCCCAAGGAGGGTAAAATGATATCCGATATTAACAAGGCCTGGGAACGCCTCGAGAAGGCTGAACACGAACGTGAGTTGGCGCTCCGTGAGGAACTCATCCGCCAGGAGAAACTGGAGCAGTTGGCCGCCCGCTTCGATCGCAAGGCATCGATGCGCGAGACTTGGCTATCGGAGAATCAACGTCTCGTCAGCCAGGACAACTTCGGCTTCGATCTGGCCGCCGTCGAGGCTGCGGCCAAGAAGCACGAGGCCATTGAGACCGACATCTTTGCGTACGAGGAGCGTGTGCAAGCCGTTGTCGCCGTTTGCGATGAGCTGGAGTCGGAGCGGTATCACGATGTGAAACGCATTCTTTTGCGCAAGGATAACGTGATGCGTTTGTGGACGTATCTGCTGGAGCTGTTGCGTGCTCGCCGCATGCGCTTGGAGATctcgctgcagctgcagcagaaCTTCCAGGAGATGCTCTACATTCTCGACAACATGGAGGAGATCAAGCAACTGCTGATGACCGACGACTATGGCAAGCATTTGATGGGTGTCGAGGATCTGCTGCAGAAGCACTCCCTCGTCGAAGCCGACATTAACATTCTGGGCGAACGGGTCAAGGTCGTCGTACAGAACTCACAGAAGTTCCTTAGCGACGATCCCGAATCGTACAAACCCTGCGATCCCGAGATCATTGTCAGCCGCGTCCAGCAGCTGGAGGATGCCTACGCTGAGCTGGTGCGCTTGGCTGTTGAGCGACGCAGCCGATTGGAGGAGAGCCGCAAGCTCTGGCAATTCTATTGGGACACCGCCGATGAGGAGAACTGGATCAAGGAGAAGGAGCAGATTGTGTCGACAGATGAGATCGGTCATGATCTCACCACAGTCAATCTGCTGTTGAGCAAGCACAAAGCCCTCGAATCGGAGATCACCTCGCACGATCCCCAGCTACAGAATGTGGCCAAGGTGGGCGCCGAACTCATTACCGAGGGTCACTTTGGTGCCGATCGTATCAAGGATCGCCTAAAGGAGATTCTCTCCAAGTGGGATCATCTGCTCGATCTCACCAAATATCGGCGACAGCGACTCGAGAATGCCGTCGAGTACTTCCAGCTGTTTGCCGATGCCGATGACGTCGACAACTGGATGCTCGACACGCTGCGCATTGTCTCCAGCGAGGATGTGGGTCGCGACGAGGCCAACGTTCAGTCGCTGCTCAAGAAGCACAAAGATGTTGCCGATGAGCTGAAGAACTACGCCGAGGTTATTGATGCTCTGCACAAGCAGGCCGAGACCCTGAAGCTCAACGAGCCGGAGAAGGCGAATGTGGACAAGCGTTTGGAGGCCATCGATTCGCGGTACAAGGAGCTCACGGAGCTGGCCAAGCTCCGCAAGCAGCGTCTGCTGGATGCGCTCAGCTTGTACAAGCTGATGTCCGAGGCGGATGGCGTCGAGCAATGGATCAAGGAGAAGACCAAGATGCTGGATACCATGGTGCCCGGCAAGGATATCGAGGATGTGGAGATCATGAAGCATCGCTTCGAGGGCTTCGACAAGGAGATGAATGCCAATGCTTCGCGCGTGGCTGTCGTCAATCAGTTGGCTCGCCAGCTGCTCCATGTCGAGCATCCCAACTCCGATGAGATCCTGGAGCGTCAGAATCATTTGAACCAGGAGTGGTCGACGCTGCGCGAGAAGGCCGAGGCCAAGATGGATGACCTGAAGTCCGCGCACGGTGTGCAGACCTTCTACATTGAGTGCCGCGAGACAATCTCGTGGATCGAGGACAAGAAACGCATCCTCACCGAAACCGACAGCCTCGAAATGGATCTGACCGGTGTGATGACACTGCAGCGTCGCCTTAGCGGCATGGATCGCGATCTGGCCGCCATTCAGGCGAAACTCTCGAGCCTGGGACGTGAGGCGGACAGCATTGAGGTGGATCATCCCGAGGAGGCACAACTCATTCGTGAGCGTATCGCACAAATCGAACTCATCTGGGAGCAGCTCACACAGATGCTGAAGGAGCGTGACTCCAAGCTGGAGGAAGCTGGCGATGTCCATCGTTTCCTGCGCGATCTGGATCACTTCCAGACCTGGTTGACCAAGACCCAGACCGATGTGGCCTCGGAGGATACACCCACGTCACTGCCCGAAGCTGAGAAGCTTCTCAACCAGCATCAGTCCATCCGCGAGGAGATTGACAACTACACCGAGGACTACAAGGTAATGATGGAATACGGTGAGCGCTTGACCTCCGAGGGCAGCACCACCGACGATCCGCAGTACATGTTCCTGCGCGAGCGTCTCAATGCCCTCAAGGATGGCTGGGAGGAGTTGCACCAGATGTGGGAGAACCGTCAGGTGTTGCTCTCCCAGAGTCTCGATCAGCAGCTGTTCAATCGGGATGCACGCCAGACCGAAGTGCTGCTCAGCCAGCAGGAGCATTTCCTCAGCAAGGACGACACTCCGGTTAATCTCGAGCAGGCGGAGAATCAACTGAAGCGTCACGAAGCCTTCCTCACCACCATGGAGGCCAACGACGATAAGATCAACACACTGCTGCAGGTCGCCGATACGCTGGTGGAGAAGGAGCACTTTGATGCCGACAAGATTGGCAAGCGGGCCGAGAACATTACCGGACGTCGCGATGATAATCGCCAGCGTGCATTGGATCAGCACGAGAAGCTCAAGAACCAGGTGAAGTTGCACGAATTCCTGCAGGATCTGGAGGAGTTGGCCGAATGGGTGCAGGAGAAGTATGTGACATCGCAGGATGAGACATACCGCAGCGCCAAGACCATTCACTCCAAGTGGACCAGGCATCAGGCCTTTGAGGCTGAGATCGCTGCCAACAAGGAGCGTCTCTATGAGGCTGAAAAATCCGCCCAGGAGCTGTCGAAGGAGAAGCCCGAATTCAAGGATGTCATCGAGCCGAAGCTCAAGGAGCTGGCCAAGCAATTCGATGACCTCGAGGTGCACACCAAGGAGAAGGGAGCCCTGCTGTTCGATGCCAATCGCGAGGTGCTCGTCCAACAGACCTGCGATGACATTGACTCGTACATCACCGATCTGGAGAAGCAAATTGTCAGCGGCGACACTGCCAACGATTTGACCTCGGTCAATATACTTATGCAAAAGCAACAGGTCATTCAGACACAGATGGCCGTGAAGGCCCGACAGGTGGAGGAGATTGACAAGCAGACCGAATATCTGCAGAAGACGGTGCCTGAGGAGAAAATCGAACCGATTGTGGTTAAGAAGACGGCGGTGCTCGAGCGCTTTGAGAAGATCAAGGCGCCATTGTTGGAGCGCCAAAAGCAGCTGGAGAAAAAGAAGGAGGCGTTCCAATTCTGTCGCGATGTCGAGGATGAGAAATTGTGGATCGATGAGAAGCTGCCGGTGGCCAATTCCACCGACTACGGCAACTCCCTCTTCAATGTCCATGtgctgaagaagaagaaccaATCGCTGGCCACCGAAATCGATAACCACGAGCCACGCATCAATGCCATCTGCAACAATGGCCGCAAGCTGATTGACGAGGGTCATGAGGATGCCAAGAAATTCGAGGCGCTGATCAGCGACTTGACACAAAAGTGGCAGGAGCTGAAGGACGCGATCGAGAACCGCAAGAAGCACTTGCTCGAGTCGGAGAAGGTGCAACAGTACTTCTTCGATGCCCAGGAGGCCGAGTCGTGGATGAGCGAACAGGAGCTCTACATGATGGTCGAGGACCGCGGCAAGGATGAGATCAGTGCCCAGAATCTGATGAAGAAACACGAGAATCTGGAGCAATCGGTCGAGGACTACGCCAACACCATTCGCCAGTTGGGCGAGGTGGCGCGTCAGTTTAGCAGCGATGATGTCTCCAGTGGCGACGCCGTTGCCGTCAAGCAATCCCAGCTGGACAAACTCTATGCCGGTCTCAAGGACCTGGCCGGTGAGCGACGTGCCCGTCTCAACGAGGCCCTGCAGCTGTTCATGCTCAGTCGCGAGGTCGACGATCTCGAGCAATGGATTACCGATCGTGAGGTGGTCGCCGGTTCCCAGGAGTTGGGACAGGACTTCGATCACGTGACGCTGCTGTCGGAGCGCTTCAATGAGTTTGCCCGCGACACCGAAGCCGTTGGCGGAGAGCGGGTGGCCAAGGTGAATGGTATTGCCGATAATCTGATCCAGGCGGGACATTCGGACTCCGCTACGATTGCCGAGTGGAAGGATAACTTGAATGAGTCGTGGCAGGATCTGCTCGAGCTGATCGAGACACGCACCCAAATGCTGGCCGCTTCACGGGAACTGCACAAATTCTTCCATGACTGCAAGGATGTGCTCGGTCGCATCCTCGAGAAGCAGCACGGTGTATCGGATGAGCTGGGTCGCGATGCTGGTTCCGTGTCGACGCTGCAGCGCAAGCACTACAATTTCCTGCAGGACCTCACCACACTGTACTCGCAGGTGCAGCAAATCCAGGAGGAGTCCGCCAAGCTACAGGATGCCTATGCCGGCGACAAGGCCAAGGAGATTACCAATCGGGAGCAGGAAGTGTTGCATGCCTGGGACAATCTGCAGGCCATGTGCGATGCACGCAAACAGAAATTGGCCGACACTGGCGACTTGTTCCGCTTCTTCAACATGGTGCGCATTCTCACCATCTGGATGGAGGATCTGGTGCGTCAAATGAACACATCGGAGAAGCCGCGCGACGTCTCCGGCGTCGAGCTGCTGATGAACAACCATCAGAGCCTGAAGGCCGAGATCGATACACGCGAGGACAACTTCGGTGCGTGCATATCGCTGGGCAAGGAGTTGCTCACCCGCAACCATTATGCGTCCGCTGATATTAAGGATCGCCTGATGCAGCTAAACAACAGCCGCAACGCGCTGCTGCGACGCTGGGAAGAGCGATGGGAGAACCTTCAGCTAA TCCTGGAGGTCTATCAATTCGCCAGAGATGCTGCCGTTGCCGAGGCTTGGCTTATCGCCCAGGAGCCCTACCTGCTATCTTCCGAGCTGGGACACACCATTGACGAGGTCGAGAATCTGATCAAGAAACACGAGGCATTCGAAAAGTCCGCTGCGGCACAAGAGGAGCGCTTCAGTGCCCTTGAGCGTTTGACAACG TTTGAGCTTAAGGAAATGAAGAGGCGCCAAGAGATGGCTGAGGAGGCTGAGCGACAACGCATCAAGGAGGAACAGGAGGCTAAGGCGGCATCCGAAGCGGCGGAGCAGGCCAAACGTGATGCGGAGCGTCGtgacgatgtcgatgtggGCATTGCCCATGATGAAGCAG CATTCATTCCTTCCCACCCCGAAAAAGCACGTAGAACTAATCTGAAAAGCGGTTAA